The following are encoded together in the Neomonachus schauinslandi chromosome 15, ASM220157v2, whole genome shotgun sequence genome:
- the RNF222 gene encoding RING finger protein 222 encodes MSEGESKDSSGSECPVCYEKLRDLDGASRTLSCGHVFCHDCLVKYLLSSRVDGQVPRTIVCPICRYVTFLSKKSSRWPSVLDRGSQTLAVPVGPPDALGHTNPLAAVQQVWRPAPSQGAPLPLDLPPGLAREPQIFIISRHGMPLGEQDSVLPRRSLAGLSEASPAPSSGRAFCCRSRALLLITLIAVVAVVAAILPWVLLVRKQA; translated from the coding sequence ATGTCCGAAGGGGAGAGCAAGGACAGCTCGGGCAGCGAGTGCCCCGTGTGCTACGAGAAGCTCCGCGACCTGGACGGCGCCAGCCGCACGCTGAGCTGCGGCCACGTGTTCTGCCACGACTGCCTGGTCAAGTACCTGCTCTCGAGCCGCGTGGACGGCCAGGTGCCGAGGACCATCGTCTGCCCCATCTGCCGCTATGTCACCTTCCTCAGCAAGAAGAGCTCCCGCTGGCCCTCGGTGCTGGACCGCGGCTCGCAGACCCTGGCCGTGCCCGTGGGCCCGCCCGACGCCCTGGGCCACACGAACCCCCTGGCCGCCGTCCAGCAGGTGTGGAGGCCGGCCCCGAGCCAGGGCGCCCCGCTCCCCTTGGACCTGCCGCCCGGCCTGGCCCGGGAGCCACAGATCTTCATCATCAGCCGCCACGGAATGCCCCTGGGGGAGCAGGACAGCGTGCTGCCCCGGCGCAGCCTGGCCGGGCTGTCCGAGGCCTCGCCGGCCCCCAGCTCGGGCCGGGCCTTCTGCTGCCGCTCGCGGGCCCTGCTGCTCATCACTCTCATCGCCGTGGTGGCCGTGGTGGCCGCCATCCTGCCCTGGGTGCTGCTGGTGAGGAAGCAGGCCTGA